ACAAGACTGTGTGGGAGATCTCCCAGCGTTCGATCTTGCAGATGGCTGCGGACCGCGGTGCCTACATTGACCAGTCCCAGTCGCTTAACATCCATCTCAAGGAGCCGACTATGGGTAAGATCACCAGCATGCACTTCGCTGGCTGGAAGATGGGCTTGAAGACCGGCATGTACTACCTGCGTACCATGGCCGCTTCGGCTCCGATCCAGTTCACCGTGGACCAGGAGGCCCTCAAGGTCGCTGATACCAACGTCGCTCGGGCCAATGCTTCTTTCCGGAAGCGGGCCGTGGGTGCTGCATCCAACACATACTCTGCTGTCCCTCGCTCCCCCACAAGCGAGACCAACGGACAGGCCAATGGCTCGGTTGAGCCCAAGCCACGTGCGGAAGAGGCCGACGCTGGCGAAACTCAGAGCGAGGATGACCAGAAGACGAGCGAGGAGCGCGAGAATGACATCTATTCTCAGAAGGTTCTCCAATGCAGCattgagaacaaggaagcCTGCCTGATGTGCCAGGGTTGAAcatattctatataatgaTTGGGTTTGCAATAGGCGTGCGGGTATGGATTTGATGTTTTGTTTGTACGCATTGATATCATGAGTTTGAGGGATCCTGGGTATTGATCTTTCTTCTACTGTTTATTTCGTGGCTATGCTGTTCTTCTATGAGTTGTCTGACGTGTATGTACTTCAAAAAACCTTGACTGGTTtggtttgtcttttcctATTTTCAACGCCCTGGGACGGTCTTAATGGCAAAATGTGACTTAGATCGAATGGTTAGGAATGTAACGTTTGTGATTTATTCATGGAGAGTCATGTTGTAGCAGGAGGCATCCATCACTTTGCTTGCGGGATATTGCCGTGACTTGCCTAGTCGAAGTACTGTTACATGATGGGCCGTGAATCGCCTACCGTGCCTCCATCATTGGTGGACGGAAGAATGAGCTGTAGCAACCAGTACTACCTCCAACAGGGGATCTCCCGTAGCACAAGTCATACAAGTTGTCTCCCTTGCTGTAGTTTTAGTCCTCCGGTATACAGCAGCGCAACCGAGGCGGTAGACCTGGAACAAGATACGGAGAATCATATCCGATGGTACTATAACCACGTAACTTCTAGAGTGAAACACGGCAGCATTGTCTCGATCGGGAGCATCTCGTTCACCGTGTGAATAAAGTACAGGTATTGGTCCAGAAAAGAGATTAAAAGACTCTCCTACGGCATCATGATACTTTTCGACTTGCTTTTCCCGGATGTGTCTTCCATTTCGTCCCTCACCAGGTAATCCCCGTACACGACGTGCCTAATCCAGTAAAGTCCGCCGTCGCCACAAAAAAACCCTAGCGAGGAGAAAATTTCCTAGTGCTAGTACTAAACGAGGGGGTTCCCTGCCCTAGGTAATGCATTGAATGTCACCGTATCAGTTACCGCttaatacggagtacgacGAGAACCCGATTAGTCTCTTTCCACGGTGAGTCCGGTCTAGACTTGGGGAAGTTCGCTCTGACGTATGACTATGCATTTGCCTTTTCGAGTCGTACAGGGTTTCGTTCGTATTCCCGCCGGCTTGAGTCCTGGTTGTGATGTGTCGTTCTGTTAAAGGATACACATTTCCATTCACCTTCACCTTCATATCCACCCGTTCCGCTTACTTTGGGGTCTGGTCTGAGTGAGATGAGACTGGGGTCGGGCAACGGGGAATATTATATCAGATGTGACATGCAGGGGCTTTGTACGAGGGTATTCTGTGATTTTCATTTTGATTTattatagtattttattAGTATAGTATTGTCTATGCTTCTAAAGTGGATATTATGAGTTCGGTAATTCCCATCTAATCTTTAGGGACCGATAACATAGGGCTAGGGACCAGATTCAATTCATCGGCGAAGATAGATTAAATCTGGCCCAGGATTAGGGCCTAGACTGGTGGAGTTCGCGGTGTCCACAGAACAACATCTGATTCTAACAAGGCATACATGCATGAGAGGACTCGATGACAGGATAGATGCCGACGTCGACCCAggttctcctctttttttattttttatttattttttttttttcttttcacccACTCAGCTGTAGATATCGTAAGCCGAAGTCGAAAGTTCTGGTCTGAATCGCTATGAAACCATGCAGGGACACAGAATCTCCCCTCTTTGTCCAACACGGtctctccacctccaaaagaaaagctctaCGGAGGCGTGGGAGGAATGTTATCTTGCGGGTGGCGTTTTGTACCTGAAAGAACCGAGTCGATTAAGTCCAGCGCACGGGTGggggatgaagacgacggagTCAAAACGCCCCATTAGGGttgcatcttttctttccactttCCATACTACAACGAATATAGCttagaaagaagaaggtctgGACTTTCGGAGGGTCCGATGGTATTCACGAATTACATCAAGCCATTAGAGGAGACAGTGTGTTGTCGGGAAAGAATGATATTGGACGGCGCATTGACAACCACGTATCCACGTCACAATGTATTGCTGACAGGGTTGAGTCAATCTCTGCTCGCTTCCTTTCGCCTCAATCGTTGATTCTTGGTCCAAGACAGTTGACGCATGAATGTCTTCAATACATCGGTTGGTTATTGGGGGCGACTATTCATCCTCCGTAAGACTCCAGGATAAAGGGTCATGGGAAAAGGTTGACAatgcctcttttttcttttcagtttttttttttatctttttttctttaatagtatctctttctcttgacaCGAGGGCAAAGCCACACCGGAAATAGGTGTGAAAGTCAAAGAGTGTGGCGGAGGTTCAGGTACCATCGTCATTTCGGATAGCGAGCGAGTGCTGATCCCCCTGGATCAAAAAAGACCGTAAGGGGGCAGTAAAAAAAAACCTAAACTCAATACCAAGCCTACACTAAACTGAGCTAGACGAGATTTAGTAGCGAAATCATCCCTCAAAGGGGTATAGACCGTACATGGTGTAACACCGGCGCCAATCTTGCACTGCCAATCAATTGAGATTTGCACAGAATGGAAATTATTTGGAGAGCGGGTACCTGAATTGAATTCAATTGACTCTACTCTGCTTTTTGGGTCATGAACCACACGTCATCCGGTCGGGGATGACAGGTCAAAAGTGCCGGTGAGGAAGTAATGGATACATGTGGCATGTAGCTTTAGTCACTTGCGCATGGATctatcttttgttttgttttgttttgtttttctggaTTTTCCAGATCAATGCGCAAGGGGAGCGATCACagtatacatacatactcCGAGTACATGCCTTGGTAGAAAGAGGAAAACTGTCGGGCCGTCCCAATCAGACAAACCAAAAGTTGAGATCATCCCAATCCAACGGTTGAGGTTCAGGGCGAGTGGAACCGAGTACTATTAATTAAAAGTGGGCAGATTTGGAGCCAGTGTGAGTGAGCATTACAGCCATAACCGTAGTAGTAATTAATATGTTCCATGGGTTCACGAGCTGTGCCGTGGGTCCGGGGCTTAGAAAAAGATCCACTTGCATCGGATGGATATTCATTCGCTGGGTTCCTGAACAGTCCACTGTGCATGCCAATGATTTcgaatgaaaaataaaaatgtaaAAGTAAAATTCTAACTAATAAGATAGAAttaaaaatcaaaataaataaataaattaaaaaagaaaagaaacacacaGAGACAAAGGAAGGACTAGTATCTCTGCTAGTTGTTCCTATACGAGACGGGACTAGTCGTACCTGCCCGAGTAGGGAAGTCACCAATTCCCATCCATGCACCCTCGTTTAAATACTTGCGTCTTCCCTCCCTTACCTgttctctcctctctccctctctttaCCCACagtcttctctctctctttctcagaCAGCTTTCTGTCGTTccttccttcaacaacactcTCATTCTTTTTGAGTGTTCATTCACTTCCCCAATCTGCTGTGCAGTTGGTTAAATTGAAATCATTCCTTCAATTGACTTCGTCGTCGGCTCGCCGATCACAACCTTCCttgaaaagtaaaaatatcATTTTTTctgatcaatcaatcatatcTGCAATGGCTCCTCTGGCTAAGACTCTCGCCCTCGCCGGCGCCCTTTTTGCCGCCCTCGCCTCGGCCGCTCCTGTGCAAAAGCGCCAGGATGTTGTCGTGAACACCCGCACTACCGTTGAATGGACTACCGTGACGGTCACCACGACCATCACCACCGACCGACCTGTCCAGACTCAAGCTCAGCCCACTGTCTCTGTTCCTGCGTCCTCCACTCCCGTCGTAACTCCTGAGCCTTCCCAGCCCGCTGAGGTTCCTGGCGAGTTTCACGAGAGTGAGGCCCCCGAGCCCCAGCAATCTGCAACCATCCAGCCGGTTTGGACTCCCACCCCGGCTGAGTCTACTACCTCTGCTACTCCCACTCCGGAGCCTACCGAACAGCCGGAACCTACCGAGCAGCCAGagcccaccaccaccagcaaccCTCCTGTCGTGGTCCCGACTTCGTCTAGCACTACCTCTGCTGCCCCTCAACCTACCGCCAGCAGCCCCAGCGGTAGCAGTAGCGGATACACCGGCACCTGCTCCAAAGACTCCCCGTGCAAGGGTCAGACCACCTTCTACGACACTGCCACTTCTTCCCTCGCCCCCAGCAGCTGTGGATACACCAACGATGGCAGCACCGAGGACGTCCTGGCCCTTCCCGTCGGCATGATGAAGGACAGCGACTGCGGCCGCATGGTGACCATGCGCTACAATGGCAAGGTCGCTTCCGGCAAGGTCGTTGACAAGTGCATGGGCTGCGACAGCACCTCCATTGACGTGTCGCGCCACATGTTCGGTTTGGTGGCTTCCGAAGATGCGGGCCGCCTCTTCGATGTTGAGTGGTTCATTGAGTAAATGCGTTGAGTGCTAGCTTCTTCTGTTGACTCTTTGATTTTTTGTTACTTCgcttcttcgatatccatacccccttttctcttcttaaCCTTCTTCACATTCGTTTTCATACATATTTTACACAGTTTGCTCCGCCTGGAGTATTTGAGCTATGTTCATAGATATTCTCGGGTTATTTAAAACCACATTTACATTCGACGCACAAGAAGCAGCACGCAGGACGCATCTGGTCCATGACATGATACCACGACACTGGGATTGGCGCATTGCAACTTGGATGGAATCGGGTATTCGATCTGATGCGCATTAGGTAGCAATGGTTCGGGAACAATGATAAAAAGTTTATTGCAAGTTCCACACATGCGCCTGACATGTGTCCACCGTAGACTCCTTCACTAGTCAAACAAGTAGGGTAATACAGAGACCATCAGGTCACgcttggtttctttctcgcTATATACTCCGGATCCTATGCCATGGCATAAGTAGATCCTTTCTAAAGAGAGTCCTAAAGTTAATGCTTCCGAAGGTGGATCATTAGACACTCAACATTATATATACCAAGACaagatatcaacaacgtCACACAGAGATTGAATCCTTCCCCAGTCAACTTAAGCCTTCTCATAAAGCTTCGCCTTCTCCCGAACAAACTTTTCCGCATCGACACCCTTCCGCGCCAACCCCCCGACAATCCTCGCCAACACTGCATCCTCACAGAAGGGCCTCTCCACATGCACCTCGTTTACACCATCACTCCGCTTCGTAATACTAAACGGCGTCCCCGGACCCTCGCAGTTGAACTGTGCGTCTCCGCCGCGCAGGGAGCAAATCTTATTCTTTGCACACTCCCCCGTGCACTCCGTGACATTGTAACCTCTCGTGGTGCGCGACCACCACGCCTGGAAGACGGagtcatccttctccatttGGGCTGTGACCTTGTGCCAGAAGGAGGGGGTCATTTCAACATTGGGGTCGGTGACGGGTGGGGTCAGAAGGGAGCCGTAGGCTTCTTTGGCGGAGTAGTATTTGACCCATTTAGGTGGGGTGTTGGGGGAATCGGTGCTGTTGATGTCGGCCGTGTAGACAGTGTAGTCGAGCACAGCGAAGGTGACGGGGTCAATGTCGTAGATGCGGAAGGCTGGGGCGCCCGAGTCCGGGGTCATGGATGGGGTGACGTAGCCGATTGCGGTGGCAGAGTCGGCGGTGCGGGCGGTGTAGTTGGTGTACGAAATTTGGAAGAGGTCAGTGTGAGTGtggccgaagaagagggcgGCGATGCTGGCGCTGTAGCGGTTGATGATCTGATCGAGGTAGTGTGAGTAGTCGTGCAGGGTGTCGGTGTTGCCGGTGGGGATGTGAGCGATCATCCAGACGCGCTGGCCGGCGGTCTCGGCGGCTTGCAGCTCGGAGATGAGCCAGTGGAGTTGGTTGTCCGGGTCGTATTCCATTGGTTCCTGGAATGCGTAGAAGTTGTATTTGTAGTAGAAGACGCTGTTGTAGGAGATGATGCGGAGGTTGGAATTGGGGTGGATGATGGAGTAGGAACCGTGTTTGGTAGTTGAGCTAGGTGAACCCTCGACGAGGTTGGACCAGTCGCTGGCCAGGGCATCGTAGGCCCATTGGGGGTTGTGAGAGGGCGGGACTTTGTCCGAAGGGAAGAGGTTGACTGGGGCTGCGTCGTGATTTCCCAAGGCCGCGTAGACGACGCCCAGTTTCCCCAGGTTGGAGTAGGTGGAGTTGAAGCTCTGCAGGACTGAGCTCTGGTTCACAAGCCAGATGTCGTGTGGGGGAACGTCACCCGTATAGATGGAGAACGTTGGATTGAGGGCCGCGATAGCGTCCATCATGGAGTCCTCGAGACGAAGTGGAGGATCACAGTGATGGTCACCCCAGAGCCCGCAGGGGCTTGAGGCGTTACCGGGGGCGTCTTCCGGGGTGAAACTACGACAGCAAATAGGCTTGGTGCATTGTGCATTGGCTCCGGGGGTGTACTGCAAATCAACGTGCGTGTCACTAATGTGTGCGACACGGATCGGAGACTGGCCACTCGGGGGTGGACGAGTGACCGAGGACTTGGCTACGGGGAATGTGAGGTTGTATGGCCGAACGTCAGGGTAATCGCACAGGCCGGCAATACTTGAGCAGAAGGTTTTGGATGTATGCGAGCCGACCTTCAGATTCTTCAGGGCGTAATACACGGCcgcgccttcttctttgattgcGCCCTCACAgacatcgtcatcctcgatCTGACGTGAGGCATTAACCGACATCCGTTTAGAATTTCACTCTTTATGAACTCTTTTCAAAGCCTTTACTTACCCCTGCCAACTTACACGCGTCGGTCACAACATGTTCCAATGCACTTTGACCCAGACCGGCTACTAGTTTGAGTGCCCCGAGCAGGCCCTTCGAGAGTCAGCCCATCTTGCCTTCCATGGATAGTTTGATGTCTATCCGACATACCTCACAGCCAGCACAGGTGACTGCTCCTTTGAAATCATCCCAGATCGAGCCAGCCAAGTCGGCCTCAGGATTAGCATGAGTACTAGCCAGGGAGGCCAGGGCCGCAAGGAAGAAAGCTGGTCTCATGTCCCTAGTTTGATACGAGGTCAAGATCGCTGACCAAGCTGCAGCCTATCTTCCGCTATCTCAATTCCTGTCCATGAAATGGAGTAGAACCTGCCAGCTTTATAGCGGAGACTCGCAAGGACGTCCAGCCCCTGAGGCAGCGCTTCCCGTCGGAAGCCGACTGATCGTCCTGAAGAATGGGACGTTCCATTTTGGCCTATTCCCTCGGGCAGGGAGTCGAACTCAAGGCAATTGAGGGGAGACGAGCCCATGTGATGGCTTGGGTTGCATCGTGAGCAAGCGGTAGGCTCCGTAGCGTTCTCCGCACCCAGATTTTAGTCAAGAAAACAACGCCTGTCAGGGTGGAGAATGGCCACGATGGTCA
The sequence above is a segment of the Aspergillus oryzae RIB40 DNA, chromosome 3 genome. Coding sequences within it:
- a CDS encoding uncharacterized protein (predicted protein) translates to MAPLAKTLALAGALFAALASAAPVQKRQDVVVNTRTTVEWTTVTVTTTITTDRPVQTQAQPTVSVPASSTPVVTPEPSQPAEVPGEFHESEAPEPQQSATIQPVWTPTPAESTTSATPTPEPTEQPEPTEQPEPTTTSNPPVVVPTSSSTTSAAPQPTASSPSGSSSGYTGTCSKDSPCKGQTTFYDTATSSLAPSSCGYTNDGSTEDVLALPVGMMKDSDCGRMVTMRYNGKVASGKVVDKCMGCDSTSIDVSRHMFGLVASEDAGRLFDVEWFIE
- a CDS encoding PPN1 endopolyphosphatase family protein (acid sphingomyelinase and PHM5 phosphate metabolism protein), which gives rise to MRPAFFLAALASLASTHANPEADLAGSIWDDFKGAVTCAGCEIEDDDVCEGAIKEEGAAVYYALKNLKVGSHTSKTFCSSIAGLCDYPDVRPYNLTFPVAKSSVTRPPPSGQSPIRVAHISDTHVDLQYTPGANAQCTKPICCRSFTPEDAPGNASSPCGLWGDHHCDPPLRLEDSMMDAIAALNPTFSIYTGDVPPHDIWLVNQSSVLQSFNSTYSNLGKLGVVYAALGNHDAAPVNLFPSDKVPPSHNPQWAYDALASDWSNLVEGSPSSTTKHGSYSIIHPNSNLRIISYNSVFYYKYNFYAFQEPMEYDPDNQLHWLISELQAAETAGQRVWMIAHIPTGNTDTLHDYSHYLDQIINRYSASIAALFFGHTHTDLFQISYTNYTARTADSATAIGYVTPSMTPDSGAPAFRIYDIDPVTFAVLDYTVYTADINSTDSPNTPPKWVKYYSAKEAYGSLLTPPVTDPNVEMTPSFWHKVTAQMEKDDSVFQAWWSRTTRGYNVTECTGECAKNKICSLRGGDAQFNCEGPGTPFSITKRSDGVNEVHVERPFCEDAVLARIVGGLARKGVDAEKFVREKAKLYEKA